TTGAGAGAGCCGAGATACTCACTGGTCTCGAACTGGAACAGTATCTAAGCATCGGCAGGACTGTCGCCTCCATTGATGACGTTATCCCCGCGATGGATCGGGATCTCATTGAGTTCTGTCTATCGATCCCGGAAGAGATTTACTGCCAAGATGGAGACCGGCGCTCGCTGATTCGCACCACCATGAAGGGCCGCCTTCCTGACATGGTGCGCAACGAACGCCGCCGCGGGCTGCAGGCTGCCGACTTCCTTCCTCTGCTCACAGCAGAGCTGCCCGCCATCCGGACTGAGCTTGCACAGATGGAACAGGTCGATCTGGTCCGGCGCGCCATTGATTTGCCGCGGCTACACCGCCTCGTGGAACACTGGCCCTCGGCCTATCATCCCAGCATCTTTGCCGATTATGCATTCGCACTTCCGCGGGCTCTTTCGATGGGCCGCTTTCTTCGGCGAATGGAAGAGGGCTCGCTCTTTTCTACGGTCACTTCAAACGCAGTGAGCTAGTCGTCTGCCAGCAATATCCGCAGATCGCGCAGGTTGTTCCCCGTCGGTCCGGTGAAGATGGCATCTCCCAAGAGAGAGAAGACGGTTCCGGAGTCGAATCGTTCCAGCGCTCCGGCAGGATCCTTTGCATATTCCCAGGTCGCAGTATCAGCCACTGCCCCAGCAGCCAGGCTGTTGCCGTCCAGACCGTCACTGCCGGCACTTAACACAGCAGTATTCGCCATACCGTCGATGAGTTGTGCAGCGTAGAGCGCGAAGTGCTGGTTGCGTCCTCCGTTGCCGGCCGGTCCGGTAACCGGCACAGCGACCTCTCCCGCAGAGATCAGCGCTATCCGTTTGCCCGGTTGCCGCAGGCGGGCAAGCTTGTAGAGCAGATAGACTGCCGCCTTGTCATAAGGCCACTCATCGCATCCGTTGTCGACTACCGCCTCGAATCCGAGATCGCGAGCGATGGCAGCGGCCTCCGTACAAAGAGTGGACGACGAAAGCACTTCGAGATAGAAGGCCCTGGCAAAAGCAGGATCGTTCCGCTTTGGCGTCTCCGGCAGCTCGAGACCCGCGAACAGTTCAGCGATCGCGGGAGGCAACGGTTCCTTCAAGCGAGACAGCAACACCCGGCAGTAGGTGATCGTACTTCCATCCGGAATGGTGGGTCCGGAGGCGATCACATCCGGGCGCCCCTCCGGCACATCGCTCACCAGCAGGGTCACCTGCGTCGCAGCATTGGCTGCGGCAACAGCCAACCGGCCTCCTTTGACTGCAGATACGTGTTTGCGCAGTGCATTCATCTCCGCGATGTTCAGTCCCGAATGCACCAGCATGCGATGGAACGCCGCCATCTCATCCATGGAGATCTCAGGCACTAACGGCATCTCCATCATGGCGGAAGCTCCGCCGCTGATAAGCCACAACACCAGGGTCTCACCGTCTGCTTCGCGTGCCAGCTCGAGCGCGAGCTCGGCGGCACGGCGCGAGCTCTCGTCTGGAAAGGGATGCGATCCACGCAGAAACGTTAGCTCTGCCGGAGCTCCTGAGTTTTCCGGAGCCAGCACCAATCCCGTGAATGGCAGGTATCCCCGCAACAGATCCGCACTGTATACGGCCATGGGGACTGCCGCCTTGCCGAGTGCAATGATGACGGCGCGCCGGTAGAGTTCAAGCGGGAAACTATGCTCTCCCACCTGAAGGATACCGTCGGCCCACCGTACCTGCTCCGCAAGATGCGTGTCGAGCCGGGCTGCTTCGAGAGTCCGCAGATAGATCTGTTTTGCGTGTTCCTTGAGCGTCGCCACTGTTCGTGTATCCACGATACTCTTTCGGCATGCGACCGTTTGTGATCTCTCTGGCAATCTCCGTCTGTCTCGCTCTCACACAAGCCCACGCACAGGAACAAACCATCCTGCCCACACGACCTATTCCGCCGGGCAAAGCGCCTCATATGCAGGTGAAGCTGGTGAAAGATACGCCGGAAGAGAAAGTCTACGCCGTGATCTTCCTGAAGGGCGATGAGGCTCTAAGCGGCATGGTCGACTTCGCCAACAAGTACCACGCCAACGATGCGCACTTCACCGCCATCGGAGCCATCAGCAGCGCTACTCTCGGCTGGCTCGATCTCTCTCGCAAGATCTATGTCGCCATCCCTGTACAGGAGCAGGTGGAGGTAGTTTCCCTGATGGGAGATATCGCGACCTTTCAGGACAAGCCCGTTGTGCACATGCACGCTGTCCTGAGTAAACGCAACGGCTCGACGGTCGGTGGTCACGTGTGGGAGTTGAATGTTAATCCGACACTTGAATTCTTCGTGACCGTAAACAACACGCCACTGAAGAAGCGGCCAGACGATCCTTCCGGCATGAAGCTGATCGACCCTACACAGTAGCTATGGGAAGCATGGCCTCCGCCAGCAGCTCATAGCTGCGCAGACGGTCGTTGAAATCGTAGGTGTCGGTGACGGCAATAATCTCTTTGGCGCCGGTGTCGCGAGCGAGCTTCTCGATGCCGGCGCGCACCGTCTCCGGACCGCCAACAATCGCTGCTCCCAGCTTGCTCTCCACCGCGGCTTGCTCATAGTCGGCCCACAGGCCGTCCATGGAATCCACCGGAGGCAGCAGCTCCACTGGCTGGTTGCGGATCAGCCGCAGGAAGCGCTGTTGCGGAGTGGTGAACAGGCGCTTCGCCTCCGCGTCTGTCGGCGCAGCGATCACCTGTACGCCGACCATCATGTGTGGCTCCTGCAATACACCCGGACGAAACATCTCGCGATAAAGCCGGGCCGCAGCGTACAGATATTCGGGGGCGAAGTGCGCTGCGAAGGCGTATGGCAGGCCGAGCATACCCGCAAGCTGTGCGCCAAAAGCACTGGAACCCAATAGCAGAACGGGGACCCGGCTTCCCTCGCCGGGAAATGCGTGTACGATCTGGTCCGGTCTGGGATCGCCAAGATACGTCCGCAGCTCTTCCAGAAGCGCCGGGAAGTCATCGCCAGACTGCTTCAAGTCTCGGCGCAAGGCCCGCATGGTGTGGAAGTCACCGCCAGGAGCGCGTCCCAGGCCAAGATCGATACGTCCGGGATACAGCGCTTCCAGCGTGCCGAACTGTTCTGCCACCACCAGCGGCGCGTGATTGGGCAGCATGATACCGGCAGAGCCAACGCGGATCGACTTCGTCGCGCCTGCGATATGCCCAATGAGCACGGCTGTCGCAGAACTGGCAATGCCGGCGATGGAGTGATGCTCGGCCAGCAGGAAGCGCTGATAACCAAGGTTCTCGACGTGCTGCGCCAGGGTTACGGAACGGGCAATACCCTCCGATGCCTCTTCTCCGGGCCGCAGCCCCACCAGGTCCAGAACGCTCAAGCGAAGTTCGCTCATGGTGATTGGATGATGTCACTTCCGTAAACGCTTCGAGCGATGTCGAAGTTATGGGCTGTAAAACGCCGTTATGCGGCTGTAAAACGCCGCTATGCGGCTGTCGGCTGCCGCTTCACGTACCGGCCTCCCAGGAGAAGGATTACACCTGCGACAACCAGGGCGAGGGTTGTGATGCCCATGCCGAGCCGCAGATTGGAGTGGTCGCTTACCAGGCCGATCAGCAGTGGCGAGGGCATATCGCCCAGCAGGTGGATGAGCAAAAGCTGCCCGGCCAGTGCCGATGCCCGGTTAGCGGCAGTCACCGCATTGACCGTGGCGGCGTTGATGGGTCCAGTACCGAGAAACAGACAGATCTCTGCCCCCGCGAGCGCAGGCAACGTGATCCACGATGGGCCGAAAAAAGTCAGCAACGCAAACGGAATGGAGGAGAGGCAGCCGAACGCCGAAACCAGGTACAACGCACTGGAATTGCGTTTTATTAGGCGGCTGGCGATCCAGCCGCCCGTGGCAGTCCCAACAATGCCGGTGACAGCCGTGATGGCTCCGATGGTGAATCCGGCTTGCCCCAGCGAGTAGCCGTTCACCCGATGCAGGAACGACGGCATCCACCAGGAGAGGCCGCCCATGCAGAAGGTGATAAACGCGTATCCAAAGATCGAGCTGAGATAGGCGCGGTTCGTGACCAGCGCCAGCAGATCGGCTTTACCAACCTTGGTCTTCTCCGCTTCACTGGCGCCGCGCTCCGGCTCACGCATCAGGAAGAGGATCATCAGCGCAAAGAGAATGCCGGGAACCGCTGAGACATAGAACGGAGCGCGCCAGCCCCAATGACTGCCGACCATACCGCCGATCAGGTAGCCGAGCGCGGCACCGACGGGAATGGCCAGGTTGAAGATGGTCATTACCCGGTTGCGTTCCTGCGCCGGAAAGAAGTCAGACAAGATGGCAGGAGCGAAGATGCCAAAGCTCGCCTCTCCCAGTCCCAGAGCCGCATGACGCAGATTCAGCGCGCCGAAGGTGTGGACGGTCGCCGAGAGCAGGTTCATGCTGCTCCAGAAGATTGCGCCGAAGACCACCAGCGGCTTACGCGGAAAACGGTCGCCCAGCCAGCCGGTGATTGGTGCGGCGCAGATATAGGCCAGCATGAACCACGTTGTCAGCGAACCGATCTCCGCGTCCGAGGCATGGAACTCGCCCTTCACCATCTCCTGCACACCGGGCAGGATGTAGCGGTCAATGTAGTTGACGAAGTTTAGAGCGGTGAGAAGGATGAGGGCGGTTGTGGCCCCGGCGACACGCTTGGTCGTCAGCTTGGTGGAGGTCGTCATTCGTGAGGAGAATATCAGCTTGCCGAGATCACCTTCTCGCGCCGGTGCAACGCATAAGAAAAGGCGCCTGTCGCAGGCGCCTCTCTCGTTCGTTAGATATCGCTATTACTTCTTCGGCCGTGGCCAGCGAGCGGTAACAATCGTCGAGATGCCGCCACGCGGGCGGAAGTCGCCCTTCACCTCGGCCCAGACCGGATCGGTGGCCTTCACCACGTCTTCCAACACCTGGTTGCAGATGTTCTCCTGGAAGATGCCAAGGTTGCGATAGGTGAACAGATACTCCTTCAGGCTCTTCAGCTCCAGGCAGCGCTTCTTCGGCATGTAGCGAATCTGCAGCACGCCAAAGTCCGGCAGACCGGTCTTGGGGCAGACGGAGGTGAACTCCGGATCGTCGATCAGGATCTCGTAGGCCGGAAACTGGTTCGCCCAGGTTTCGATCTCAGGAAACTTGGTATCGAGCCCGGCGGCAGCGTGCTCATCGGTGTAACGCGGTTGCTTCTTTGCCATTTTTTTATTTTAGTGCCTGGTTTGGGAGCCAGAGCATTCGAGGGGAAGCAGGGGCTCGTTTTGTTGAATAGTTGAATAGTTGAATAGTGAGGGGCCCGCTAAAACGCGCGCTCTTTGATCCTCACCGCAGGCCGCCGGCTACGACGAGCTTCTCGCCTGTGATCCACCTGGATGCGTCCGAGGCGAGGAACAGAACTGCATCCGCGACCTCTTCCACCGAGCCGACACGCTTCAGCGGCATCTGTCCGACGAACTGCTTTTCAAACTCGGAGTCTTTGAACCCAAGAGTGGTGTAGCCCTCGGTGACGACCGGTCCAGGGTTGACCGAGTTCACGCGGATCTTCGGGCCGAGTTCTTTGGACAGAACGCCAGTCACCGCATCCAGTGCAGCTTTGGTTGCCGAATAGATGACCGATCCTGGAGCCGTCAGCGTGGATGCGGCTGAACCGATATTCACGATGCTTCCGCCCTCCTCCGGGAAGTACTTCAATGCCTCTTTGGCCGATAGGATCGCTCCCAGAACATTGGTGTTGAACTCGCGATGGAACTCCGCCTCCTGCACCTCCGCAAGCGGGGCGAATGCGTAAACGCCGGCATTGTTCACCAGGATGTCCACCTTGCCGTACGCCTTCTTCGCCTCTTCAAAGACCCGGACGACCTCCGCACTGTTGGCGACACTTCCCTGCACGGCAATTGCCTTGCCACCGTTCTTCGTGATCTCGGCAATCTGCTTCTCCGCGTCCTCACGGCTGGCCCCGTAGTTCAGCACCACTGCGGCGCCCTCTGCAGCCAGCTTCTTTGCGATACCCGCGCCGATGCCCTTCGAAGCGCCCGTTACGACGGCGACCTTTCCGTTCAAAACTCCCATGATTCCCCTCCGTTGTAGAACTCGAATATTTCGATAACCGTCTAACTAGATGAACGACGCCCAGGGAAGATTCGACGTTAATCAAAATTTCAGCAAGGACTTAAACGAAAGATGCCGCCCAGGCTATCTGGGCGGCATCTTTTTGGGAGTGAGACAACGCTACTCGCGGCGGCCGAGGGTCGGGCGGTCGTCATCCGACTTGCCGTTGCCGTTCGAGTCCGGGTCGTTGTTGCCGCCGGCGGTGCGGCGCAGGGTGGGCTTGTTGCCATCCTTGGTGTCGTTCAGCTTGCGCTTGTTCTCGAGCCGCGCCAGGCGGGCCTTCACGTCATCGAACTCCGAGGTCGTGACCACGTAGTCCGGCTTTGACGGCAGGATGGTGGCGATCTCATCCTCGCTACGCTCGATACGGTCAGGCGTCTGCGGATGCGAGCTGAAGGCCTTGGAGATCATGCCGGGCTTGTGCTTCTGCAGGGCGTCAATCTTTTCAAAGAACTGGATAAACGCCTGCGGATCGTAGCCGGAGCGGTACATATACTGCAGTCCGAGCCAGTCGGCCTGCGCTTCAAAGTTACGGGAGAACTGCAGGAAGGTCAGCGGCAGAGCGAGCTGGCTGGCCTGGTAGATACCGTATCCGGTCCAGGTTCCCGAGGTGAAGATGATCAGCGGCACCTGGCCGATCTGCATGTAGTTCATGCGGGTCATCTCGCGGGCTGCATGGTGCGCCGCCACGTGAGCGATCTCATGGGCCATCACACCTGCCAGCTCAGCCTCTTCGTCGCAGGCCAAAATGAGCCCGCTGTTCACGTAGAAGAAGCCGCCGGGCAGAGCCATAGCATTGACCTCATCGGTATCGAGCACCTTGATGGTGAACGGAACCTTCGAGTCGGAGTTCTTTACGATGTTCTGGCCGATGCGGTTGACGTACTCATTGATGACAGGGTCGTTGATCAGGCGGGCGCTGCGCTCGATCTCCATGGCGTAGCCCTTGCCGTTCCTGATCTCCCAGTCGGTGGAGTACCAGTTGCCCATACCGCGGCCGCCGATATCGCGGGTGCCGGCAGCATCGACGTCGTCGTCGCTGCCCTTCTTAATGTTCTTGTTCAGCTTTTCGCCCGGCTGCGGGATGGAATCGGCCTTCTTCGCAGCCTCTTCCTTCGCCTTCTGGATCTCTTCAGGCGTGGATTTGCTGGCGTCGGTCGGCACGGGGGAGCCGGTTGGTGACTGGGGAGACTTGCTGCTGTCCTTATCGCTGGGCTGCGACTGTGCGTAGACCGCACCCGGGACGGCCAATCCGGCCATCGCCAGCGCGAGTATGGCTGTCTGAAACCGACGCATTGCGACACCTCATCCGCCGGGGAACGCACCCCGGCACCTTCTTAGACGTAGTATGCGCCTGCAGGGTAACAGATGACCACCCTAGCTCGGTCTGGAACCTCACAGACCGGCCCAAATCGGACTCCTTCCGGAGATGGGGCGGTCCAATTGTCAGAATCTCATCACCGGAAACGGTTCGTGCACAGCGCGAATATCCCAACCCATCGCGCTTCACTCCGATACGCGATGGATGGGGCGCCCAGTGTAGTGACTGGATAAAGCATTGAGCCACACCGATGAAGCGGGTCCTTCGCTCTGCTCAGGATGACAGGAAAAGGCGGCGCCTGCAGACAAGTAAGCCTCCGCATGCGGAGGCTTACTTACTATTCAACCATTCAACGATTCAACTAATAACTAATCCCCGTAATAATCCAAGCCTAAGTGAGTAATAAGACCCTCACCCATAATGTGACGAAGAGTGTTCTTCAGCTTCATCGACTGTATAAACAGATCGTGCTCCGGATACAGACCTTCAGGCACCGTCGGCGCCTTGAAGTAGAAGCTCAGCCACTCCTGCATGCCCAGCTTCTTCAGCGCCGGTGTGCGATTGGCGAGGTCCATGAAGAGGATCAGATCCAGTGCCAGCGGCGCGGCCAGAATGGAGTCGCGGCAGAGGAAGTCGACCTTGATCTGCATCGGATATCCGAGCCATCCGAAGATATCGATATTATCCCAGCCTTCTTTGTTATCGCCGCGCGGCGGGTAATAGTTGATGCGGACCTTGTGATAGATATCCTTATACAGATCCGGATGGAGCTTCGGCTGCAGGATGTAATCCAGCACACCGAGCTTGGTCTCTTCCTTGGTCTTGAAGTTATCCGGATCGTCCAGAACTTCACCGTCGCGGTTGCCGAGAATGTTGGTCGAGTACCAGCCTGAGAGGCCTAGCATGCGGGTCTTGAAGGCCGGCGCAAGCACGGTCTTCATGAAGGTCTGGCCGGTCTTGAAGTCTTTACCCGCGGTGGGCACACCTGCCTGCTTCGAAAGGTCCTGCAGCGCAGGAATATCCACGGTGAGATTGGGCGCGCCGTTGATGAAGGGAATGCCTTCCTTCAGGCAGGCCCACGCGTAGATCATCGACGGAGCGATATCGGGGTCGTCGTTAACCAGGCCTTTTTCAAATTTTTCCAGCGTGGAGTGGACCTCTTTCGGCTCCAGGAAGATCTCGGTGGAGCCGCACCAGATCATCACCTGGCGATCGGTCCTGGTCTTGAACTCCGCGATATCGTTTCGGATCTGATTGGCCAGATCGCACTTGCTGCGGCCGGTCTTCACCTTCTTGCCATCGAGACGCTTGACGTAGTGCTTGTCAAAGACCGCCGGCATCGGCTCAATGCCTTCGAGGAACGGCTTAATTTGATCCAGTTGATCGCGATCGAGAACCTGAGCCGTCTTTGCGGCGTCATATAGATTGCCACCGAAGATGTCCCAACCGGTGAAGACGAGGTCATTCAGGTCAGCCAGTGGAACGAAGTCCTTAATCAGCGGTGAATTTCCCTCGGTACGCTTGCCGAGCCGGATGGTTCCCATCTCGGCCAGTGAACCGATCGGTTTTGCAAAACCTTTGCGAACTGCTTCAACACCTGCGATGAGCGTCGTCGCAACTGCTCCCATGCCTGGAATCATGACGCCAAGCTTTCCCTTGGCGGGCTGAATCTGCGCCGCAGCTTCGTTGGCTGCGTTGTGATTAGACATACTGCGTCACAACCTTCCCTCTATGTTTGTTACTTTCCGTTGTTTTCCGTTGTACGGAAGCTAAAGTATCTCACCAATTTCATGTGCGACAACTTATGCTTTAACCATGCAGAACGCGCGTATTGGCATTGATCTGGGTGGAACGAAGATAGAGGCCCTGGTGTTGGATGAGCACGGCCAGGAACGTAAACGGTTACGCATTTCAACCCCGCGAGAGTACTCCGCAACCGTCGAAGCTATCCGTGACTTAGTCACCGGAATAGAGTCTGAACTTGGTATCTCCGCCACAGTCGGTGTAGGTATGCCGGGCACCATTGTGCGCAGCACGGGGCTGGTCAAGAACGCGAATTCAACCTGGCTGATCGGCAAGCCGTTTGAGCGCGATCTGAGCACGGCACTCAACCGTGAAGTCCGCTGCGCCAACGACGCGAACTGCCTCGCCGTCTCCGAGGCGACCGACGGCGCCGCCGCAGGCATCGCCACCGTCTTCGCTGTCATCATCGGAACCGGCTGCGGCGGAGGCATCGCCCTGCACGGCCGCGTCCACGAGGGGCGCAATGCCATCGCCGGAGAGTGGGGGCACAATGGCCTGCCCTGGCCCACGGCTGATGAGGTTCCCGGTCCTCCCTGCTACTGCGGTAAGCACGGCTGCATGGAGACCTGGGTCTCCGGGACCGGTCTGGGCAACGACTTCACTCGCGTTACCGGTGTCGCAAAAACCGGCGCCGAGGTGGGGGTCATGGCCGAGGGTGGCGACCCTGATGCCATGGCTGCTTTTTCTCGTTTGGAGGACCGTTTGGCCAGGGGTTTATCCAACGTTATCCACATCCTCGACCCCGACGTGATCGTCATGGGAGGGGGGCTTTCGAAGGCAAAACGCCTCTACGAGAACCTCCCAGCCCTGATCGAAAAGTACAGTTTCGGCGGCGGCGTAGACACGCCCGTAGTCCACGCCAAGCACGGCGACTCCTCCGGTGTCCGCGGAGCAGCGTGGCTCTGGCCCCTCTAAAAACAGTTGCCAGTTAACAGTTGCCAGTTGACGAGGTGCGGCATGGGCGATCAGAACGCCTCAACACACCGAGGCAGGGGAACCCATCACAGGCTCGCCAGTCAAACTGGCAACTGGCAACTAGAAACTAGAAACTGCTTTTAAGCGTTTGCTTCGCTGCGTGAATTCTTCAGGTGCGTCCAGACGAACCAGACGATGCCGGCGACGAGCAGCAGCAGGATCGCGGCATCCGCCTTGTGCAAAACCTTCTTCAGCATGGAGTTAGGGTCGTTCCAGCTTTCGCCTGCCTTCATTCCCACCCATGCCAGCGCAAAGCACCATGGCCAGGAGCCGATAAAGGTATAGATGTGGAAGCGGAGCTGCGGCATCCTTGCGATGCCGGCGGGGAGCGCTATAAAGGTGCGCACCACGGGCAGCAGACGGCCAATCAGGACCGTGATGTCTCCGTACTTCTGGAAGTAATGGTCGACACGGTCGAGGTCGTGCTTGCTCATCAGCACGTAGCGCCCGAACTTCTCCACCAACGGACGTCCGCCGTAGGCTCCCAGCCAGTACGCCACCACCGAGCCAAGATTGCAACCGAGCGCACCCATAGTGGCGGCCCAGAAGAGGCTCATCTTGCCCTGGTAGACCACATAGCCGGCAAACGGCATGATGATTTCGCTGGGAAGCGGAATGCAGGCCGACTCAATGCCCATAAGGAGAACAATGCCGGGATAGTGCAGCGCGGCGATCAGGCCGGTAATGTACGGCAAGAGAAAATTGATAATTTTTTCAGTCATTTGGTGAGGAGGCTTGCCCTTGCAGTATACCGGGAGCCCGGTTGCGACAGTGTCAAAAGCACTTGCTGGATGCTAGTTGCTGGTTGCAAGAGAAACGGGGAGCGCTTTGCGCTCCCCGTTTTGCGTAGTTCCTGTAAAGATTTCTTTTTGTTTAGCTTACGAGGTATTCCTCAACCGCCAAGGTAGGCTTCTCTGTTGTCATCCCCTAGGGATCTGCTCTATTCGCAGTTCGGGAGTAGAGATGCAGATTTCTCCGCTGACGCTACGAAATGACAAGTGCCTACCG
This genomic window from Terriglobus albidus contains:
- a CDS encoding spinster family MFS transporter encodes the protein MTTSTKLTTKRVAGATTALILLTALNFVNYIDRYILPGVQEMVKGEFHASDAEIGSLTTWFMLAYICAAPITGWLGDRFPRKPLVVFGAIFWSSMNLLSATVHTFGALNLRHAALGLGEASFGIFAPAILSDFFPAQERNRVMTIFNLAIPVGAALGYLIGGMVGSHWGWRAPFYVSAVPGILFALMILFLMREPERGASEAEKTKVGKADLLALVTNRAYLSSIFGYAFITFCMGGLSWWMPSFLHRVNGYSLGQAGFTIGAITAVTGIVGTATGGWIASRLIKRNSSALYLVSAFGCLSSIPFALLTFFGPSWITLPALAGAEICLFLGTGPINAATVNAVTAANRASALAGQLLLIHLLGDMPSPLLIGLVSDHSNLRLGMGITTLALVVAGVILLLGGRYVKRQPTAA
- a CDS encoding inositol-3-phosphate synthase, producing the protein MSNHNAANEAAAQIQPAKGKLGVMIPGMGAVATTLIAGVEAVRKGFAKPIGSLAEMGTIRLGKRTEGNSPLIKDFVPLADLNDLVFTGWDIFGGNLYDAAKTAQVLDRDQLDQIKPFLEGIEPMPAVFDKHYVKRLDGKKVKTGRSKCDLANQIRNDIAEFKTRTDRQVMIWCGSTEIFLEPKEVHSTLEKFEKGLVNDDPDIAPSMIYAWACLKEGIPFINGAPNLTVDIPALQDLSKQAGVPTAGKDFKTGQTFMKTVLAPAFKTRMLGLSGWYSTNILGNRDGEVLDDPDNFKTKEETKLGVLDYILQPKLHPDLYKDIYHKVRINYYPPRGDNKEGWDNIDIFGWLGYPMQIKVDFLCRDSILAAPLALDLILFMDLANRTPALKKLGMQEWLSFYFKAPTVPEGLYPEHDLFIQSMKLKNTLRHIMGEGLITHLGLDYYGD
- a CDS encoding SDR family NAD(P)-dependent oxidoreductase; protein product: MGVLNGKVAVVTGASKGIGAGIAKKLAAEGAAVVLNYGASREDAEKQIAEITKNGGKAIAVQGSVANSAEVVRVFEEAKKAYGKVDILVNNAGVYAFAPLAEVQEAEFHREFNTNVLGAILSAKEALKYFPEEGGSIVNIGSAASTLTAPGSVIYSATKAALDAVTGVLSKELGPKIRVNSVNPGPVVTEGYTTLGFKDSEFEKQFVGQMPLKRVGSVEEVADAVLFLASDASRWITGEKLVVAGGLR
- a CDS encoding glycerate kinase type-2 family protein, which translates into the protein MDTRTVATLKEHAKQIYLRTLEAARLDTHLAEQVRWADGILQVGEHSFPLELYRRAVIIALGKAAVPMAVYSADLLRGYLPFTGLVLAPENSGAPAELTFLRGSHPFPDESSRRAAELALELAREADGETLVLWLISGGASAMMEMPLVPEISMDEMAAFHRMLVHSGLNIAEMNALRKHVSAVKGGRLAVAAANAATQVTLLVSDVPEGRPDVIASGPTIPDGSTITYCRVLLSRLKEPLPPAIAELFAGLELPETPKRNDPAFARAFYLEVLSSSTLCTEAAAIARDLGFEAVVDNGCDEWPYDKAAVYLLYKLARLRQPGKRIALISAGEVAVPVTGPAGNGGRNQHFALYAAQLIDGMANTAVLSAGSDGLDGNSLAAGAVADTATWEYAKDPAGALERFDSGTVFSLLGDAIFTGPTGNNLRDLRILLADD
- a CDS encoding PPC domain-containing DNA-binding protein — protein: MRPFVISLAISVCLALTQAHAQEQTILPTRPIPPGKAPHMQVKLVKDTPEEKVYAVIFLKGDEALSGMVDFANKYHANDAHFTAIGAISSATLGWLDLSRKIYVAIPVQEQVEVVSLMGDIATFQDKPVVHMHAVLSKRNGSTVGGHVWELNVNPTLEFFVTVNNTPLKKRPDDPSGMKLIDPTQ
- a CDS encoding M48 family metalloprotease codes for the protein MRRFQTAILALAMAGLAVPGAVYAQSQPSDKDSSKSPQSPTGSPVPTDASKSTPEEIQKAKEEAAKKADSIPQPGEKLNKNIKKGSDDDVDAAGTRDIGGRGMGNWYSTDWEIRNGKGYAMEIERSARLINDPVINEYVNRIGQNIVKNSDSKVPFTIKVLDTDEVNAMALPGGFFYVNSGLILACDEEAELAGVMAHEIAHVAAHHAAREMTRMNYMQIGQVPLIIFTSGTWTGYGIYQASQLALPLTFLQFSRNFEAQADWLGLQYMYRSGYDPQAFIQFFEKIDALQKHKPGMISKAFSSHPQTPDRIERSEDEIATILPSKPDYVVTTSEFDDVKARLARLENKRKLNDTKDGNKPTLRRTAGGNNDPDSNGNGKSDDDRPTLGRRE
- a CDS encoding LLM class flavin-dependent oxidoreductase, coding for MSELRLSVLDLVGLRPGEEASEGIARSVTLAQHVENLGYQRFLLAEHHSIAGIASSATAVLIGHIAGATKSIRVGSAGIMLPNHAPLVVAEQFGTLEALYPGRIDLGLGRAPGGDFHTMRALRRDLKQSGDDFPALLEELRTYLGDPRPDQIVHAFPGEGSRVPVLLLGSSAFGAQLAGMLGLPYAFAAHFAPEYLYAAARLYREMFRPGVLQEPHMMVGVQVIAAPTDAEAKRLFTTPQQRFLRLIRNQPVELLPPVDSMDGLWADYEQAAVESKLGAAIVGGPETVRAGIEKLARDTGAKEIIAVTDTYDFNDRLRSYELLAEAMLPIATV
- the queF gene encoding preQ(1) synthase; translation: MAKKQPRYTDEHAAAGLDTKFPEIETWANQFPAYEILIDDPEFTSVCPKTGLPDFGVLQIRYMPKKRCLELKSLKEYLFTYRNLGIFQENICNQVLEDVVKATDPVWAEVKGDFRPRGGISTIVTARWPRPKK
- a CDS encoding DedA family protein, with translation MTEKIINFLLPYITGLIAALHYPGIVLLMGIESACIPLPSEIIMPFAGYVVYQGKMSLFWAATMGALGCNLGSVVAYWLGAYGGRPLVEKFGRYVLMSKHDLDRVDHYFQKYGDITVLIGRLLPVVRTFIALPAGIARMPQLRFHIYTFIGSWPWCFALAWVGMKAGESWNDPNSMLKKVLHKADAAILLLLVAGIVWFVWTHLKNSRSEANA
- a CDS encoding ROK family protein, producing the protein MQNARIGIDLGGTKIEALVLDEHGQERKRLRISTPREYSATVEAIRDLVTGIESELGISATVGVGMPGTIVRSTGLVKNANSTWLIGKPFERDLSTALNREVRCANDANCLAVSEATDGAAAGIATVFAVIIGTGCGGGIALHGRVHEGRNAIAGEWGHNGLPWPTADEVPGPPCYCGKHGCMETWVSGTGLGNDFTRVTGVAKTGAEVGVMAEGGDPDAMAAFSRLEDRLARGLSNVIHILDPDVIVMGGGLSKAKRLYENLPALIEKYSFGGGVDTPVVHAKHGDSSGVRGAAWLWPL